A genome region from Dreissena polymorpha isolate Duluth1 chromosome 16, UMN_Dpol_1.0, whole genome shotgun sequence includes the following:
- the LOC127861829 gene encoding neuronal acetylcholine receptor subunit alpha-6-like, giving the protein MGYELNEVFIMPETDQANMALFTEHPMWDVVDNTASSERFGSSWQVSFGFKLKRKPEYVIVNVLLPILFLSILNLVVFLLVPESGEWIAYCITVLLSIAVFMTIVSAMLPRTSKPVPIISFKLMIDIAISSAITVVAILNLRIYNKDPESPVPKWLIGIYRILTCTLCRKRKIEPLEMRKLRRKTSKAIRIQTVKAISTAENDNNFEKQPSDLTVEERITWKNISYMIDGVALCLFSLAAIGSFAVFMIIVTGRSK; this is encoded by the coding sequence ATGGGGTATGAGTTAAATGAAGTTTTCATCATGCCAGAGACGGACCAAGCTAACATGGCGTTATTTACAGAACACCCAATGTGGGACGTTGTTGACAACACAGCCTCCTCCGAACGATTTGGGTCAAGTTGGCAAGTGAGTTTTGGTTTCAAACTCAAGAGAAAGCCGGAATATGTTATCGTGAATGTGTTACTACCAATTCTTTTCCTTAGCATCCTGAATCTGGTAGTGTTTCTTTTGGTGCCGGAGTCAGGTGAGTGGATTGCGTACTGTATTACCGTTCTCCTTTCCATCGCGGTCTTCATGACAATAGTCAGCGCTATGCTACCAAGAACCTCGAAACCCGTTCCGATCATCTCCTTCAAACTTATGATAGATATTGCTATAAGTTCTGCTATTACCGTTGTGGCCATTCTTAACCTTCGTATCTACAACAAGGATCCGGAAAGTCCCGTTCCGAAATGGCTGATTGGAATATACCGGATATTGACCTGCACCCTTTGTCGCAAGCGAAAAATAGAACCTTTGGAGATGAGAAAGTTACGTAGGAAAACTTCAAAAGCGATCAGGATACAAACTGTAAAGGCTATCTCTACGGCTGAAAATGACAATAATTTTGAGAAACAACCATCTGATTTAACTGTTGAAGAGCGAATCACGTGGAAGAACATTAGCTACATGATCGACGGAGTTGCTTTGTGCCTTTTCAGTCTTGCAGCAATTGGCAGTTTCGCtgtttttatgattattgttaCAGGACGCAGCAAGTAA